A window of the Halopseudomonas phragmitis genome harbors these coding sequences:
- the metE gene encoding 5-methyltetrahydropteroyltriglutamate--homocysteine S-methyltransferase, which translates to MALTHNLGFPRIGRDRELKKAQEAYWKGDLDEAGLRAVGRELRATHWQVQKDAGIALLPVGDFAWYDQVLTHSLTFGVIPERFHAHGTKPTLDTLFGMARGVTQDSCCGGAHAQEMTKWFDTNYHYLVPEFTADQQFALSWEQLFEEVEEGQALGHNLKPVLIGPLTYLWLGKEKGSDFNRLDLLERLLPVYGEILQRLAAQGIEWVQIDEPILALDLPQDWKNAFERAYNLLQKEPGKKLIATYFAGLEDNLGLAAGLPVDGLHIDLVRAPEQFPTILDRLPAYKVLSLGVVNGRNVWRTDLEQALNVLQQAQERLGERLWVAPSCSLLHSPVDLTREDQLDAELKSWLAFAVQKCREVAVLAQALREPEAAEVQAALAESRAIQASRAASPRIHKPAVQARLAAISAQDSQRQSPFAQRIELQRARLKLPPFPTTTIGSFPQTPAIRLARQAFKAGKISAAEYTEAMHSEIRHAVSVQEQLGLDVLVHGEAERNDMVEYFAEQIDGYAFTRFGWVQSYGSRCVKPAVIYGDLSRPQPMTVDWISYAQSCTDKVMKGMLTGPVTMLMWSFPRDDIPREQQARQLALAIRDEVVDLEAAGIKVIQIDEAAFREGLPLRKAQWQAYLDWATESFRLTASGVRDETQIHTHMCYSEFNDVIESIAAMDADVITIETSRSDMELLEAFERFDYPNEIGPGVYDIHSPRVPGSAEMARLMKKAAQRVPAERLWVNPDCGLKTRGWPETEAALVNMVAAAKQLRSELA; encoded by the coding sequence ATGGCATTGACCCACAATCTCGGTTTTCCGCGCATTGGCCGCGACCGTGAACTGAAAAAAGCCCAGGAAGCCTACTGGAAAGGCGATCTGGATGAAGCCGGCCTGCGCGCCGTTGGCCGCGAGCTGCGTGCCACCCACTGGCAAGTCCAGAAAGACGCCGGCATCGCACTGCTGCCGGTTGGCGACTTCGCCTGGTACGACCAGGTGCTGACCCACTCGCTGACCTTCGGCGTGATCCCTGAACGCTTCCATGCACACGGCACCAAGCCGACCCTGGACACCCTGTTCGGCATGGCCCGTGGCGTCACTCAAGACAGTTGCTGTGGCGGCGCGCATGCTCAGGAAATGACCAAGTGGTTCGATACCAACTACCACTACCTGGTCCCCGAATTCACCGCTGACCAGCAGTTCGCCCTGAGCTGGGAACAGCTGTTTGAAGAGGTCGAAGAGGGCCAGGCTCTGGGGCACAACCTCAAGCCGGTACTGATCGGCCCGCTGACCTACCTGTGGCTGGGCAAGGAAAAAGGTAGCGACTTCAACCGCCTCGACCTGCTCGAGCGCCTGCTGCCGGTTTACGGTGAAATCCTCCAGCGTCTGGCTGCGCAAGGTATCGAATGGGTACAAATCGACGAGCCGATCCTGGCCCTGGATCTGCCGCAGGACTGGAAGAACGCCTTCGAGCGCGCCTACAACCTGTTGCAGAAAGAACCGGGCAAGAAGCTGATCGCCACCTACTTCGCCGGCCTGGAAGACAACCTCGGCCTGGCCGCCGGTCTGCCGGTGGACGGCCTGCATATCGACCTGGTACGCGCCCCGGAGCAGTTCCCGACTATCCTCGACCGCCTGCCGGCCTACAAGGTGCTGTCGCTCGGCGTGGTCAACGGCCGCAACGTCTGGCGTACCGACCTGGAACAAGCCCTGAACGTGCTGCAACAAGCGCAAGAACGGCTTGGCGAGCGCCTGTGGGTGGCCCCCAGTTGCTCGCTGCTGCATAGCCCAGTCGACCTGACGCGTGAAGACCAGCTCGACGCCGAACTGAAGAGCTGGCTGGCCTTTGCCGTGCAGAAGTGCCGTGAAGTTGCCGTACTGGCCCAGGCCCTGCGCGAACCGGAAGCCGCCGAGGTGCAAGCAGCCCTGGCCGAGAGCCGCGCCATACAAGCCAGCCGCGCCGCATCGCCGCGCATCCACAAGCCGGCCGTGCAAGCGCGCCTGGCCGCTATCAGCGCACAGGACAGCCAGCGTCAGTCGCCCTTTGCCCAGCGCATCGAGCTGCAGCGCGCACGCCTGAAGTTGCCGCCCTTCCCCACGACCACCATCGGCTCCTTCCCGCAGACCCCGGCAATCCGCCTGGCCCGCCAGGCGTTCAAGGCCGGCAAGATTTCCGCCGCCGAGTACACCGAAGCCATGCACAGCGAAATCCGCCACGCGGTCAGCGTGCAGGAGCAACTGGGCCTGGACGTGCTGGTGCACGGCGAGGCCGAGCGTAACGACATGGTCGAGTACTTTGCCGAGCAGATCGACGGCTACGCCTTCACCCGTTTTGGCTGGGTACAGAGCTATGGCTCGCGTTGCGTCAAACCGGCGGTAATCTACGGCGACCTGAGCCGCCCGCAACCGATGACCGTGGACTGGATCAGCTACGCCCAGAGCTGCACCGACAAGGTGATGAAAGGCATGTTGACCGGCCCGGTGACCATGCTGATGTGGTCCTTCCCGCGTGACGACATCCCCCGCGAGCAGCAGGCGCGCCAACTGGCCCTGGCCATCCGCGACGAAGTGGTCGACCTGGAAGCCGCCGGCATCAAGGTCATTCAGATCGACGAGGCTGCCTTCCGTGAAGGCTTGCCGCTGCGCAAGGCGCAATGGCAGGCGTACCTGGACTGGGCCACCGAGTCGTTCCGCCTGACCGCCTCGGGCGTGCGTGACGAAACCCAGATCCACACGCACATGTGCTACAGCGAGTTCAACGACGTGATCGAATCGATCGCCGCCATGGATGCCGACGTGATCACCATCGAGACCTCGCGCTCGGATATGGAACTGCTGGAGGCCTTCGAGCGCTTCGACTACCCCAACGAGATTGGCCCGGGGGTGTACGACATCCACTCGCCACGGGTACCCGGCAGCGCCGAAATGGCCCGGCTGATGAAAAAAGCTGCCCAGCGAGTGCCGGCCGAACGGCTGTGGGTCAACCCCGACTGCGGTCTGAAAACCCGTGGCTGGCCGGAAACCGAAGCAGCACTGGTCAACATGGTCGCAGCCGCCAAGCAACTGCGTAGCGAACTGGCCTGA
- the trmB gene encoding tRNA (guanosine(46)-N7)-methyltransferase TrmB, translated as MTDKPESDSSVAPEHRRTIKSFVMRAGRMTEAQQRGVEQGWPQFGLNLEQGLLDLDQVFGRSAPRSLEIGFGMGQSLLEMAEKAPEQDFIGIEVHRPGVGSLLNGALKAGLTNLRVYDCDAIEVLDKAIPDASLDRLMLFFPDPWHKKKHHKRRIVQLAFAEKVRQKLKVGGIFHMATDWQPYAEHMLEIMNAAPGYRNQSPDGTWVPRPEERPITNFEKRGERLGHGVWDLKFERVE; from the coding sequence ATGACCGACAAGCCTGAAAGCGATAGCTCCGTCGCCCCTGAACACCGCCGCACCATCAAGAGCTTCGTCATGCGCGCCGGGCGCATGACCGAAGCCCAGCAACGTGGTGTAGAGCAGGGCTGGCCGCAGTTTGGCCTGAACCTGGAGCAAGGGCTGCTGGATCTGGATCAGGTCTTTGGCCGCAGCGCCCCGCGCAGCCTGGAAATCGGCTTCGGCATGGGCCAGTCGCTGCTGGAAATGGCGGAAAAGGCCCCCGAGCAGGACTTTATCGGCATCGAAGTGCACCGCCCCGGCGTCGGCTCGCTGCTCAATGGCGCGCTCAAGGCCGGCCTGACCAACCTGCGGGTCTATGACTGCGACGCCATCGAAGTGCTCGACAAGGCCATCCCCGATGCCAGCCTCGACCGCCTGATGCTGTTCTTCCCCGACCCCTGGCACAAGAAAAAGCACCACAAGCGCCGCATCGTCCAACTGGCCTTTGCCGAAAAAGTCCGGCAGAAACTCAAGGTCGGCGGCATCTTCCACATGGCCACCGACTGGCAACCCTACGCCGAGCACATGCTGGAAATCATGAACGCCGCCCCCGGCTACCGCAACCAGTCCCCCGACGGCACCTGGGTCCCTCGCCCGGAAGAACGCCCGATCACCAATTTCGAGAAGCGTGGCGAGCGGCTGGGGCATGGGGTGTGGGATTTGAAGTTTGAGCGGGTGGAGTGA
- a CDS encoding DUF423 domain-containing protein: protein MAKLLLLLASLSGFTGVALGAFAAHGLRSRLPDNLLAAFQTGVQYQLWHTAALIGVALLLLRFPDSGLFKVAGGLFVAGIVLFSGSLYVLALSGLGKLGIITPFGGVCFLLAWLLLGIGAWRAL, encoded by the coding sequence ATGGCCAAACTCTTGTTGCTGCTGGCCTCGCTCAGCGGATTTACTGGCGTGGCGCTCGGCGCCTTTGCCGCCCACGGGTTACGCAGCCGGCTGCCGGACAACCTGCTGGCCGCCTTTCAGACCGGCGTGCAGTACCAGCTCTGGCATACGGCGGCGCTGATCGGCGTCGCCTTGCTGCTGTTGCGCTTTCCTGACTCGGGGCTGTTCAAGGTCGCCGGTGGGTTGTTTGTGGCCGGTATTGTGCTGTTTTCCGGCAGCCTCTATGTGCTGGCGCTGAGCGGGCTGGGCAAGCTCGGGATCATTACCCCGTTCGGTGGCGTGTGCTTCCTGCTGGCCTGGCTGCTGTTGGGCATAGGCGCCTGGCGGGCGCTGTAA
- a CDS encoding RidA family protein, whose product MSQRDVVFPPGRHALYERNRYSPAVRSNGFLFVSGQVGSKEDGSPEPDLKNQVRQAFTNLNAILAAAGASFEDVVDVTVFIVDPQSKFDIIWPVVQEFWGEPPHPTVTAVGVTWLYGFDFEIKVIAKLPQQ is encoded by the coding sequence ATGTCGCAACGTGATGTTGTTTTCCCGCCTGGTCGCCATGCGCTCTACGAGCGCAACCGTTATTCGCCGGCGGTGCGCTCCAATGGTTTTCTGTTCGTGTCCGGTCAGGTCGGCAGTAAGGAAGATGGCTCGCCGGAACCGGATCTGAAAAATCAGGTGCGCCAGGCTTTCACCAATCTGAACGCGATTCTTGCCGCCGCTGGCGCCAGCTTCGAGGATGTGGTGGATGTGACGGTGTTTATCGTCGATCCGCAGTCGAAATTCGACATCATCTGGCCGGTGGTGCAGGAGTTCTGGGGCGAGCCGCCGCATCCGACGGTGACCGCGGTTGGTGTGACCTGGCTGTATGGGTTTGATTTTGAGATCAAGGTGATCGCCAAGTTGCCGCAGCAGTGA
- a CDS encoding transglycosylase SLT domain-containing protein — MISLLVLAALLAGCASKAVPTRQENICHIFADQRGWHYHALQMEKTWGVPVHVPMAMMYQESSFRHNARPPRRTILGFIPAGRPSDALGYSQALSSTWNDYRQETGNRRASRTNFADSIDFMGWYINKTHSINRISKWDAQHQYLNYHEGWGGYRRGTHRNKAWLQGVARRVDTRSNSYHQQYQGCQRNLSRSRFR; from the coding sequence CTGATCAGCCTGCTGGTACTGGCTGCCCTGCTCGCCGGTTGCGCCAGCAAAGCCGTACCCACCCGCCAAGAGAACATCTGCCATATCTTTGCCGACCAGCGCGGCTGGCATTACCACGCGCTGCAAATGGAAAAGACCTGGGGAGTGCCCGTGCATGTGCCCATGGCAATGATGTATCAGGAATCCAGCTTCCGGCATAACGCCCGCCCGCCGCGGCGCACCATCCTCGGCTTTATTCCCGCCGGCCGCCCCAGCGACGCACTGGGCTACTCGCAGGCCCTTAGCTCAACCTGGAATGACTACCGGCAGGAAACCGGCAACCGCCGAGCCAGCCGGACAAACTTTGCCGACTCGATCGACTTCATGGGTTGGTACATCAACAAAACCCACAGCATCAACCGCATCTCCAAGTGGGATGCCCAGCACCAGTACCTGAACTACCACGAAGGCTGGGGCGGATACCGGCGCGGCACCCACCGCAACAAAGCCTGGCTGCAGGGCGTGGCGCGACGCGTGGATACCCGCTCCAACAGCTACCACCAGCAATATCAGGGCTGCCAACGCAACCTGAGCCGCAGTCGGTTTCGCTGA
- the thiS gene encoding sulfur carrier protein ThiS, whose product MHIQLNGEAYELNQPLTLAELVEHLGLTGKRLAVEHNLEIVPRSQHGDIRLSDGDRVEIVHAIGGG is encoded by the coding sequence ATGCATATCCAACTCAATGGCGAAGCCTATGAGCTTAACCAGCCGCTGACGCTGGCCGAGCTGGTCGAGCATTTGGGCCTGACCGGCAAGCGTCTGGCCGTCGAACACAACCTGGAGATCGTGCCGCGCAGCCAGCACGGCGACATCCGCCTGAGCGATGGCGACCGGGTGGAAATCGTCCATGCCATCGGTGGCGGCTGA
- a CDS encoding substrate-binding domain-containing protein has protein sequence MRSVCRRLMQYLGVSLALVSGPVSAHALEIHGSNTVGATLAPMLMSAFLEQLTGESVSASATGADNETVLRTRHQGQPLSVLIAAHGTSTGFAAMRAGRADIWAASRRITDTEIASMAAQADMVSPSSEHVIAIDGLAILVHPANPVSQLDIDTLARIFAGDIGNWSEVGGPDRAIQVYARDSQSGTWDTFKDLVLAGRYSLTESARRYESNDLLSEDVSRDPGGIGFAGFASAGNSKLLAIADGAAPALQPSKLSVATEDYPLSRRLYLYTPELASKPLLQAFIDFAQSQAGQDVVAKSGFFSQTPFAVDPVLDASVPETFRRLTQNYQRLSVNMRFAEGHTRLDNKAHRDLLRIRQYLQDTGKTGADLMLIGFADQQSGELRAQMISELRSQSVSRALRDLGVQGHGHTGYGHYMPVGATGGTSGAQRNGRVEVWVRR, from the coding sequence ATGCGCTCTGTTTGTCGCCGACTTATGCAATACCTGGGGGTCTCCCTGGCCTTGGTCTCTGGCCCGGTATCTGCCCACGCGCTGGAAATTCATGGCTCCAACACTGTGGGCGCCACCCTGGCACCGATGCTGATGAGCGCCTTTCTCGAGCAACTGACGGGCGAATCCGTCAGCGCCAGCGCTACCGGCGCTGACAACGAGACAGTGCTCAGGACCCGGCATCAGGGTCAGCCGCTCAGTGTGTTGATCGCCGCTCACGGCACCAGCACCGGTTTCGCTGCGATGCGGGCTGGCCGGGCGGATATCTGGGCGGCTTCCCGGCGCATCACCGATACCGAAATCGCCAGCATGGCCGCGCAGGCGGACATGGTCAGCCCTAGTAGTGAGCATGTCATTGCGATTGATGGGCTGGCCATTCTGGTGCATCCCGCCAACCCGGTCAGTCAGTTGGATATCGATACGCTGGCGCGGATTTTTGCCGGCGATATCGGCAACTGGTCTGAGGTCGGCGGGCCGGATCGGGCGATTCAGGTCTATGCCCGCGACAGCCAGTCCGGCACCTGGGACACCTTCAAGGATCTGGTGCTGGCGGGCCGCTACAGCCTGACCGAGAGCGCCCGGCGCTACGAGTCGAATGACCTGTTGTCTGAGGATGTAAGCCGTGACCCGGGTGGCATCGGCTTTGCGGGTTTTGCCTCGGCTGGCAACAGCAAGTTGCTGGCGATTGCCGACGGTGCGGCACCGGCCTTGCAGCCGAGCAAGCTGTCGGTGGCCACGGAAGATTACCCGCTGTCCCGCCGGCTGTATCTCTACACCCCGGAGCTGGCCAGCAAGCCACTGCTCCAGGCCTTTATCGATTTTGCCCAGAGCCAGGCCGGGCAGGATGTCGTGGCCAAATCCGGTTTCTTTTCCCAGACCCCGTTTGCCGTCGATCCGGTGCTGGATGCCAGCGTGCCGGAAACTTTCCGGCGCCTGACGCAGAATTACCAGCGCCTGTCGGTAAATATGCGCTTTGCCGAGGGGCATACCCGGCTCGACAACAAGGCTCACCGCGACTTGCTGCGCATTCGGCAGTATCTGCAAGACACCGGCAAAACCGGTGCCGATCTGATGCTGATTGGTTTTGCTGATCAACAAAGCGGCGAACTGCGCGCGCAGATGATCTCCGAGCTGCGGTCCCAGTCGGTCAGCCGTGCGCTGCGTGACCTGGGTGTGCAGGGCCACGGCCATACCGGCTATGGCCACTACATGCCCGTGGGCGCAACTGGGGGAACCAGCGGCGCCCAGCGCAATGGCCGCGTAGAAGTCTGGGTGCGGCGCTGA
- a CDS encoding DUF3010 family protein — MKVCGIEINSNDVNLCLLSLSDDIFELPDCRSRRLTLKDVHSTAELRYFQQTFAKLMQDYPVDKVVIRQRPMKGKFAGGAVGFKLEAAIELISDLDVVILSTTEIKDLLKRNPIQIEFADTGLKAYQETAFTTAYAFLMKDKYAA; from the coding sequence ATGAAAGTCTGTGGCATTGAAATCAACAGTAACGATGTGAATCTCTGTCTGCTGTCGCTGAGCGACGACATTTTCGAGTTGCCTGACTGCCGCTCCCGGCGGCTGACGCTGAAAGATGTTCACAGCACCGCTGAGCTGCGCTACTTCCAGCAGACCTTTGCCAAGCTGATGCAGGATTACCCTGTGGACAAGGTGGTTATTCGCCAGCGGCCGATGAAGGGCAAGTTTGCCGGTGGTGCGGTGGGTTTCAAGCTGGAAGCGGCGATTGAACTGATCAGCGATCTTGATGTGGTCATTCTGTCGACAACCGAGATCAAGGACTTATTGAAACGCAATCCGATTCAGATTGAGTTCGCGGATACTGGCCTCAAGGCCTATCAGGAGACGGCCTTCACCACCGCCTATGCGTTTCTGATGAAAGACAAATACGCCGCATAA
- a CDS encoding thiazole synthase has product MTDLTQDAFEIAGVRYNSRLLVGTGKYKDLEETRQAIEASGAEIVTVAIRRTNIGQNPGEPNLLDVIPPDRYTILPNTAGCYTAEDAVRTCKLARELLDGHKLVKLEVLADQKTLFPNVVETLKAAEVLVKDGFDVMVYTSDDPIIARELAAMGCVAVMPLAGLIGSGMGICNPWNLRIILEEATVPVLVDAGVGTASDATVAMELGCAAVLMNTAIAHAKQPVLMAEAMKHAIIAGRAAYLAGRMPRKLYASASSPLDGTFF; this is encoded by the coding sequence ATGACCGACCTCACTCAGGATGCCTTTGAAATCGCCGGCGTACGTTACAACTCACGGCTGCTGGTGGGCACCGGCAAATACAAGGACCTGGAAGAAACCCGCCAGGCCATCGAAGCCTCCGGCGCCGAGATCGTCACCGTCGCCATCCGCCGCACCAACATCGGTCAGAACCCTGGCGAGCCCAACCTGCTCGACGTGATCCCGCCGGATCGCTACACCATTCTGCCCAACACCGCCGGCTGCTACACCGCCGAAGATGCCGTGCGCACCTGCAAACTGGCACGCGAACTGCTCGACGGCCACAAGCTGGTCAAGCTGGAAGTACTGGCCGACCAGAAAACCCTGTTCCCCAACGTGGTAGAAACCCTCAAGGCCGCCGAAGTGCTGGTCAAAGACGGCTTCGACGTCATGGTCTACACCAGCGACGACCCGATCATCGCCCGCGAACTGGCCGCCATGGGCTGCGTCGCCGTCATGCCGCTGGCCGGCCTGATCGGCTCCGGCATGGGCATCTGCAACCCCTGGAACCTGCGCATCATCCTCGAAGAAGCCACCGTGCCGGTGCTGGTCGATGCCGGGGTCGGCACCGCCTCCGACGCCACCGTAGCGATGGAGCTGGGCTGCGCCGCCGTACTGATGAACACCGCCATCGCCCACGCCAAACAGCCTGTGCTGATGGCCGAAGCCATGAAGCACGCCATCATCGCCGGGCGCGCCGCCTACCTGGCCGGACGCATGCCGCGCAAACTCTACGCCAGCGCCTCTTCGCCGCTGGATGGCACTTTTTTCTGA
- a CDS encoding LysR family transcriptional regulator has product MDRFDAMQAFARVVEAGSFTKAAETLHMSKTTVSLLIQQLETRLRVKLLNRTTRKVNVTADGAAYYERVIRLLADMEDAESSLSSASALPSGRLRVDVPSPLASMILVPALPDFYARYPDIQIDLGVSDRVVDIIDEHVDCVVRGGELMDQSLMARRVGDLELGVFAAPSYIERFGTPAHPHELEDSEHRIVGFLWARTGRAVPYALHRQNESLQINGRYALAVDDGNAYLAAGLAGLGVLWLPQYMSSPFQQRGELLPLFTDWTLDSMPLYVAYPPNRHISRKLRVFIDWVTDLIAKHAPVANAMT; this is encoded by the coding sequence ATGGACCGTTTTGACGCAATGCAGGCGTTTGCCCGTGTGGTAGAAGCCGGGAGCTTTACCAAGGCTGCCGAAACCCTGCACATGAGCAAAACCACCGTATCGCTGCTAATCCAGCAGTTGGAAACGCGCCTGCGGGTCAAGTTGCTCAATCGCACCACCCGCAAGGTCAACGTAACGGCCGATGGCGCAGCCTACTACGAGCGGGTCATCAGACTGCTGGCCGACATGGAAGATGCCGAGTCCAGCCTGTCCAGCGCATCGGCCCTGCCCAGCGGGCGCCTGCGGGTGGACGTACCCAGCCCGCTGGCCAGCATGATTCTGGTCCCGGCATTGCCTGATTTCTATGCCCGCTACCCGGATATCCAGATTGACCTGGGCGTCAGCGACCGCGTGGTGGACATCATCGATGAACATGTCGATTGCGTAGTGCGCGGCGGCGAGTTGATGGATCAATCGCTGATGGCGCGACGGGTTGGTGATCTTGAACTGGGCGTGTTCGCCGCACCAAGCTACATCGAGCGCTTCGGCACCCCGGCCCATCCACACGAGCTGGAGGACTCAGAGCATCGGATCGTCGGCTTTCTGTGGGCGCGAACCGGCCGGGCGGTGCCCTACGCCCTGCACAGGCAGAACGAAAGCCTGCAGATCAACGGGCGCTATGCACTGGCCGTTGACGACGGCAACGCCTACCTCGCCGCCGGCCTGGCCGGACTCGGCGTACTCTGGCTGCCACAGTACATGTCCAGCCCCTTTCAGCAGCGCGGCGAACTGCTGCCCCTGTTCACCGACTGGACCCTCGATAGCATGCCTCTGTATGTGGCTTACCCACCTAACCGGCATATCAGCCGCAAGCTACGGGTATTCATCGACTGGGTAACTGACCTGATTGCCAAACATGCACCTGTCGCCAATGCGATGACTTAA
- the mtgA gene encoding monofunctional biosynthetic peptidoglycan transglycosylase, with product MLKTILRKTAKWLLILLLISLLPVIVLRWAPAPGSMLMFERWLQARGGENALVIQHQWLRYDHIPDSMKMAVIAAEDQHFANHGGFDLAAIRAALEHNRRGGNLRGASTISQQVAKNLFLWSGRSWPRKGLEAWYTFWIELLWPKQRILEMYLNIVEWDDGVFGVEAAARHHFGIGGSYLSQRQSALLAAVLPNPRQWSAANPPAHVQNRANWIQRQTRQLGGRHYLDQVEARRGAPQWLSFTYWRERLSGA from the coding sequence ATGTTAAAGACCATACTACGCAAAACCGCCAAGTGGCTGCTGATCCTGCTGCTGATCAGCCTGCTGCCGGTGATTGTACTGCGCTGGGCGCCGGCACCCGGTTCGATGCTGATGTTTGAGCGCTGGCTGCAGGCCCGCGGCGGTGAAAACGCTCTGGTGATTCAACACCAGTGGCTGAGGTATGACCATATCCCGGACAGTATGAAAATGGCGGTGATCGCCGCTGAAGACCAGCATTTCGCCAATCATGGCGGTTTTGATCTGGCCGCTATCCGCGCGGCGCTGGAGCACAACCGTCGGGGCGGCAACCTGCGCGGCGCCAGTACCATCAGCCAACAGGTGGCCAAGAATCTGTTTCTCTGGTCTGGCCGCAGTTGGCCGCGCAAGGGGCTGGAGGCCTGGTACACCTTCTGGATCGAACTGCTGTGGCCCAAGCAGCGGATTTTGGAGATGTACCTGAACATCGTCGAGTGGGATGACGGTGTGTTCGGCGTCGAGGCGGCGGCCCGCCATCACTTCGGCATCGGTGGCAGTTACCTGTCACAGCGCCAGAGTGCGCTGCTGGCGGCGGTACTGCCCAATCCCCGGCAATGGAGTGCGGCCAACCCGCCGGCCCATGTCCAGAACCGGGCCAACTGGATTCAACGCCAGACCCGGCAACTGGGTGGCCGCCACTATCTCGATCAGGTGGAGGCCAGGCGTGGCGCGCCGCAGTGGCTCAGTTTTACTTATTGGCGTGAAAGGTTGAGTGGGGCTTGA
- a CDS encoding MFS transporter — protein MTQASNHATSANMSGQYLTTGVLLMMAVATGLCAGANYFNQPLLNSIALALGVSEGLAALTVTLSQVSYAVGLLFLVPLGDKLEQRGLAVSLMLIAALGLLISGYAQNFNMLLIGTLVTGFFSVAAQILVPMAANLSDPARSGRAVGLVMSGLLAGILLARTAAGLLSEVDGWSTVYRLTAVLMLLLAGALWVVLPRARNAQPASYAATLGSLVQLLIAHPRLRTRAALGGLVFGSVSVLFSTMALLLSGPAHQLSDSQIGLIGLLGIAGVITANMAGRLADRGRGQRVSAGALVLLLLGWLGLYLGAGNLYWFLLALLLLDIALPAVHISNQSVIYQLAPQARARVNAVYMTAYFVGAASGSALAALAWSHGGWATTCVVGVLFAGLAGLVLLYDQHILRAQR, from the coding sequence ATGACGCAGGCTAGCAATCACGCCACCAGCGCGAACATGAGTGGTCAGTACCTCACTACGGGGGTGCTGTTGATGATGGCGGTGGCCACCGGACTCTGTGCCGGGGCCAACTACTTCAATCAGCCACTGCTGAACTCCATCGCTTTGGCTCTTGGCGTCAGTGAGGGGCTGGCGGCGCTGACCGTGACCCTGTCACAAGTGTCTTACGCCGTCGGCCTGCTGTTTCTGGTACCGCTGGGCGACAAGCTTGAGCAGCGCGGTCTGGCGGTTAGCCTGATGCTGATCGCCGCACTGGGTCTACTGATCAGCGGCTATGCACAGAACTTCAACATGCTGCTGATAGGTACCCTGGTTACCGGCTTCTTTTCGGTTGCCGCCCAGATTCTGGTGCCCATGGCGGCGAATCTTTCCGACCCAGCGCGCAGCGGCCGAGCCGTTGGGCTGGTCATGAGCGGATTGCTGGCGGGGATTCTGCTGGCACGCACCGCTGCCGGCTTGCTCTCGGAAGTGGATGGCTGGAGTACCGTATATCGTTTAACCGCCGTGCTGATGCTGTTGTTGGCTGGTGCGCTGTGGGTAGTGTTACCCCGCGCCCGCAACGCTCAGCCGGCCAGTTACGCCGCGACACTCGGTTCGCTGGTGCAGTTGCTTATCGCCCACCCTCGACTGCGCACCCGTGCAGCGCTCGGCGGCCTTGTATTTGGCTCGGTCAGCGTGTTGTTTTCGACCATGGCTCTGCTGCTATCAGGGCCGGCTCATCAACTCAGCGACAGCCAGATTGGCCTGATTGGGTTGCTCGGCATTGCCGGGGTCATTACCGCCAATATGGCAGGGCGCCTGGCAGATCGTGGCCGGGGGCAGAGGGTCAGCGCTGGCGCACTGGTTCTGTTGTTACTCGGCTGGCTGGGGCTCTATCTTGGGGCCGGCAATCTGTACTGGTTCCTGCTGGCGCTCTTGTTGCTGGACATAGCCCTACCGGCGGTGCATATCAGCAATCAGAGCGTGATTTATCAACTGGCCCCGCAGGCACGGGCACGGGTCAACGCCGTGTACATGACCGCTTACTTCGTCGGTGCCGCGAGTGGCTCGGCATTAGCGGCACTGGCCTGGAGCCACGGCGGCTGGGCCACGACCTGCGTAGTGGGGGTACTATTCGCCGGGCTGGCGGGGCTGGTGTTGCTGTATGACCAGCACATCCTCCGAGCACAGCGCTGA
- a CDS encoding integrase core domain-containing protein, whose amino-acid sequence MVERLIRTVKEQCLWLHNFQSLDEARTTLRAWFKYYNEQRPHQALGMKTPSVVYQQLAA is encoded by the coding sequence ATGGTCGAGCGGCTGATCCGAACGGTAAAAGAGCAGTGCCTCTGGCTGCATAACTTCCAGTCACTGGATGAAGCCAGGACAACGCTGAGAGCGTGGTTCAAGTACTACAACGAACAACGCCCTCATCAAGCGCTGGGAATGAAAACACCCAGCGTGGTTTATCAACAATTAGCGGCTTAG